The following nucleotide sequence is from Gemmatimonadota bacterium.
TGTGCTGAAGGTTCTTCCAGTCCGCCGTCCACGCCGCGATCGAGCTGCTGATAACCTGCGCCTCGCCACTCTGCCCCGGCCCCAGGTCGAAGATCCTCAAGGGCGAGTACTGCGACTCCACCTCGCCCACCGCGTACCGACCGTCGGGTGACGGAGTGAACGTGTGGCCCCAGGGGATGGTCGGGATGCCGGCGATGGAAAACAGGTGCCGCGGCGCTTCGACGCTCGTGATGTCGAACACGTGGTAGCCGCCCGCGCCGCCGCCGTAAAACTTGTCCAAGCCCGTAGCGGGATCGTACGCCGCGTACATGTCGTGGTAGCCCTGGCCGGGCCGGATTCCGGTCATGCCCTCGGGAATCGGAACCCGCGCGACCAGGCCCTCCTCCCCGCGCAGCACTGCACCCAGGTCGTATACGTTCGCGTTGACGCTGCGGGTCGTGGTGAGCAGCAGCGGCCGCCCGTCGGAGTGCTTGTAGATGAAGATGTTGTGGAAGCCACCCGGCGTTTCGGCGGACCGAATGCGTGCCACCTCGCGCACCGACTCGGTGTCCGGCAGCCCCGTTACGTCGAACACGATCGCGCCGAGGTCGTAGTCCGGACCTCCCTGCCCGAACTGGGTCGACTGCACGTAATAGTTGCGGTCGTCGTGGGCGAAGATCTTCCCGTCTAGGGCGCCGATGCCTTGGTGCAGCTCGGCGTCCTCGATGCGCCAGCTGTAGAGGACGCTTGCGGCCGCGGGATCTCTCAGGTCGATGACGTCGAAGCCGTGGACGAAGATCCGACCGACGTAGGCGAAGGGCCGGTCCATGTCCTGCTCGAGCTCCACGTCCGATACGGTCATCGGCTCGCCGAGCGCTACGTGCGAGAGCACGTGCATGTTCTCGCTCGCGCCCTTGTCCTCGCCAACGGGCTCCGCTTCCTGCGCCGCGAGCGCCGTGCCGCCGGCAAGGAGCAGGGTGGCCGCCATCGTCGCGCCGCGCGCGATTCTCATCATCGGCTATCTCCCGTGGAGACGGGGTTCACTCGGAACACCGTCTTCATGCCCGTTTCCAGGTGTTCGGAGATGTGGCAGTGCAGCATCCAATCTCCCGGATTCGACATTTCGACCAGCAAATCCACCACCGACCCGAGCGGGATCACGGCGGTGTCCTTCCACACGAAATTGGTGTTCCGCACGCCGTCTCGCTCCAGCACAAGAAACCGCTGCCCGTGCAGGTGCATCGGGTGGTGCATCGGGTGCATCGACGTGGGCTGGTTACGGAAGCGAACGCGCGCCACGTCGCCCACCTCGAAGCTCCAGTCGATGTCCATGTTTTCCTTGGCCGTCGCCACATCCCGCAAGAACCAGCGCACGTCCCGTGCGGTGGACAGGTAGTTCATCACGGGCATGATGTCGTTCCACTCCACCGGGTGGTAGTAGAACGTGTCGATGGCCATCATCTGGATGAGCGGCAGCGGCAGCGAGCCGATGTCCGCCCCCAACTCCAGCTCGTAGTCGACCGGTCTGTCAAAGTGTTCGCGGAAGCCGTCGATTTCTTCGACCACACCGCTGTTCTCCCGTAGGTGGTCGAACGCGACGCGGTGGCTTTCCGCCGTCCCTTCCGCGTCCACGACCACCGCTCCCAGGGTGTCCACCTGCGTCTGGAAGACGCCCCGGTAGTGGTCGATCGCCTGGATCCGGTTGGTAATCGTGTGCTCGCCGGGCTCGTCGTAGAGAACTTCGACGATGTAGCGCTCGGCGGGCGAGATAACCACGCTCTCGACCAGCGCCTCGCGCTCGTACAGCCCGATGTCGGACCCGATCACCTTTGTGACCCCGCCGTCGAAGGACAGGTTGAACACCCGGGTGTTGGAGACGTTGGTGAGGAAGAAGCGGACCACATCGCCGCGCCGCGCGTCCACTCGGTAGTCCGTCTCCCCGTTCATCAGCAACACGTTGCCGAACCGTCCCATGAGAGCGTGCGTGGCACGATCCCTTCCGTACGGGATGATCCCCGCCCCATCGATCAGGATGTCGTCCAGGAGGACGACCTCTTCCGTGTTGACCGGGTTGAAGTACTCCGGGTCCGGAGAGGTCACCATCATGTTGCCGTACAGGCCCAGATCCTGAGCGATGTCCTCCCGGTGGTGGGGGTGGTACCAGTAGACGCCGGCGTCGCGGAAGAAGATCTCGTAGTCGAACGTGCCCCCGGGCTCTACGGGGTCCTGCGTGACGCCCGGGACGCCGTCGAAGCGGTTGTCCAGGCGGACGCCGTGCCAGTGGACCGAGGTCGGCAGCTCCGTGGCGTTGGTGAGCCGAACCACGATCGTGGCCCCTTGCGGCGCCTGGATCAGCGGGCCCGGGTACTGCCCGTTGAATCCGTACATGACGAACGTACGGCCGTTGATCGTGCGCCGGACCAGCCCCGCTTCCAGCGCCAGCGTGTCCCCGTCCTGCATGTCCACCACCTCCCGGTAGGCCGCCGCCGGTAGCGCCGCCGGGTCAACCCCGAGGCCGGGCAGGAACGGGTCCGTCTTGGGGCTGAGGCCCATGAGCTGCGGGATCATCGGCATGCTCATGTCCATCGGCGGCATGCGCCAGGCCGCGGGGTCCGTGTCGGGCCCGCCGTGTCCCATGGCGCCGTGGTCCATGCCGGCCGTGTCGCCGCCGCCCGGCGCCGCCGCGGGCGCCTCGGGCGGGGCAACGCCCGGGTCCGCGGCGGGACCCGAGGCACACGCGACGAGCAGCGCGCACGAGACCGCCGCTGCGAACGCCCCGCGGCGGCTCCCGAACCCGGTGGCCAACTTCAGAAGCCCACGACCGCGCACGGCTCTCCCTCGAACGGTCCGTGTCCCGCCATCGAATGCATGCGGCCGCTGGGCGAGGATCCCCGCAAAAGGACCGGACCGCTCCAGCGGTCAACGTCCGGCGAGGGCTCGGCGGTAAGGAATACGAGGAACTTGTTCAGCGAGATGCGACCTGCGAGCGTCCCGTCCTCCGCTAGCGCGCCGAGCTTGATCACGGTCCCCAAGTCCGGGGACGTCGCCCACACCATGGCGATCGTGCCGGCGGCGAGTTCGAGACCGTCTACCTTCATGTCGAGGGAAAGCACGTGGTGACCGTCCCGCGTCAGCGTGGCGCCGAACGGGGAATCGGCGAAACGGAGCCGGACCTCGCCCATCGAGCCGTTGGCGTGTGCCGTGGGCACGAGCCGGATCAGGAACGGGTCGGGCGGGGTCGGCGCGCAAGTCGGATTCCCGGTCAGGCGCGACGCCGCGCGCCCCGGGTCGGCGCCAAGGTCGGCCGGCCGCACCGCGGTGGCCGCCGTCAGCCCGCTCGTCGCGAGGACGAGCACGATGAAAGCCGAGGCCAGCGACGTCCTACGGCGAATCGTGTTCTGCAAAGCTGATGTCTCTCCCTTGGGGCGACTAAAGTACTCTCGGGCTTCGGCGCCACTCCTATCCCGCTGCGCCTCCACCGTTCCGCCCGCGCGGCACCGTAGCGAGCGGCGCGGCTCACCATTCTAAACAGCGCTTCGTTTCCAGGCATCCAACCGGCCGCGATCGCACGTAACCGCTACCCCAGATCCAGACGCGCTCGTCGGGCCCCGGACCTACTCGGCGGCGCTGCCCGGCGGCGGCACGCTGCGCGTCGTCACCGAGCACCCCTACTACCCCGACGGGCGGGATTTCGTCGGCCGCGGCGTGCAACCCGACGGGCTGGTCGAGGAGACCGTGGAGTCCGTGCGAGCGGGACTCGACGTCGTCCTGGCGGAGGCGCTGCGGGTGCTCGGTGCCGGCGCCGGCCGGTGAGGACGCCGGCTGCGGGGCTGCGGCCGGACCTCCCGCCCCGTATCATGTTGGCGGCTGTGTCCGATTGCGTAACACTTTCCCCGTGAGGTTGCAGATGCGTTCGTCCCCGAACCCCACCCGCCTGGGCGCCTGGCGCCCGACCTGGACACTACCGGTGGCTTGCGCCGCCGCGGCCATCTTCCTCGCCCCCTTGGCGCTGGGCGCCCAGGAGATTGCCGCAGAAGAGGACCCCTACATATGGCTGGAGGCGGTGGAGGGCGAAGAGGCGCTCGCGTGGGCGACGGAACGTAGCGAGGC
It contains:
- a CDS encoding multicopper oxidase family protein; the protein is MRGRGLLKLATGFGSRRGAFAAAVSCALLVACASGPAADPGVAPPEAPAAAPGGGDTAGMDHGAMGHGGPDTDPAAWRMPPMDMSMPMIPQLMGLSPKTDPFLPGLGVDPAALPAAAYREVVDMQDGDTLALEAGLVRRTINGRTFVMYGFNGQYPGPLIQAPQGATIVVRLTNATELPTSVHWHGVRLDNRFDGVPGVTQDPVEPGGTFDYEIFFRDAGVYWYHPHHREDIAQDLGLYGNMMVTSPDPEYFNPVNTEEVVLLDDILIDGAGIIPYGRDRATHALMGRFGNVLLMNGETDYRVDARRGDVVRFFLTNVSNTRVFNLSFDGGVTKVIGSDIGLYEREALVESVVISPAERYIVEVLYDEPGEHTITNRIQAIDHYRGVFQTQVDTLGAVVVDAEGTAESHRVAFDHLRENSGVVEEIDGFREHFDRPVDYELELGADIGSLPLPLIQMMAIDTFYYHPVEWNDIMPVMNYLSTARDVRWFLRDVATAKENMDIDWSFEVGDVARVRFRNQPTSMHPMHHPMHLHGQRFLVLERDGVRNTNFVWKDTAVIPLGSVVDLLVEMSNPGDWMLHCHISEHLETGMKTVFRVNPVSTGDSR